The proteins below are encoded in one region of Selenihalanaerobacter shriftii:
- a CDS encoding GvpL/GvpF family gas vesicle protein — translation MSDGLYLYCILNSPKEFKINLLGIDGLHQPYVIPYQEVGILVSKISLNDFSQRELERKIRNLEWLYEKANRHEMIVEEAMEWTSVIPIIFGTIFEEETTLKKSIHRSLPEIKKTFKVIKGHEEWGLKLYCDFLELRDNLVNLSSEVKKIEERLHNSNEETANFLKRRLEMELDNRLEDKALEVMEEIYESLATIATKSQLNELLEVEIIDDDKPMILNSVYLVKKDDLSSFIFRLKELEDKYSGFGFYFYYSGPWPPYNFSHLEFNDS, via the coding sequence ATGAGTGATGGGCTGTATCTTTATTGTATTTTAAATTCTCCAAAAGAATTTAAAATTAATTTATTAGGTATAGATGGTTTGCATCAACCATATGTAATTCCCTATCAAGAAGTAGGAATCTTAGTTAGTAAGATTTCATTAAATGATTTTAGTCAACGGGAATTAGAGAGAAAAATTAGAAATTTAGAATGGTTATATGAAAAAGCTAATCGTCATGAAATGATTGTAGAAGAGGCTATGGAGTGGACATCAGTAATACCTATTATTTTTGGGACTATATTTGAAGAAGAGACTACTTTAAAAAAGTCTATTCACCGATCATTACCAGAAATTAAAAAGACATTTAAAGTGATTAAAGGTCATGAAGAATGGGGGTTAAAGTTATATTGTGATTTTTTAGAGTTAAGAGATAACCTAGTTAATTTAAGCTCAGAAGTAAAAAAGATTGAGGAGCGATTACATAATAGTAATGAAGAGACAGCTAATTTTTTAAAACGAAGGTTAGAGATGGAATTAGATAATAGATTAGAAGATAAAGCATTAGAAGTAATGGAAGAGATTTATGAATCACTGGCAACTATAGCAACTAAATCTCAATTAAATGAATTATTAGAAGTAGAGATAATAGATGATGATAAGCCTATGATTTTAAACTCTGTTTATTTAGTTAAGAAAGATGATCTATCTAGTTTTATATTTAGATTAAAAGAATTAGAAGATAAATATTCTGGTTTTGGCTTCTATTTTTACTATTCAGGACCTTGGCCGCCTTATAACTTTTCTCATCTGGAATTTAATGATTCTTAA